From a region of the Posidoniimonas corsicana genome:
- a CDS encoding 3-keto-disaccharide hydrolase — translation MHRLPTLLLLLAVSAPFHAGRSLAADASAPADGFRELFNGKNLDGWQGAPGWWRVRDGVLLAESTPERPCTKSHYLYWTGGEPADFELRAVYRLSGAANSGVQVRSERRPDFDTWGYQADADSANQYTGCLYQHERGLVALRGQRVVIDKDGGKRVETFADADKLLQAVRDNDWNELRVLAEGPRLTLWINGVRMCEATDHQPRFALPRGIIALQMHQGPPMKVEFKSIRLREPARPSDAKPTNTTKAE, via the coding sequence GTGCACAGACTCCCAACGCTTCTGCTCCTCCTGGCCGTCTCCGCTCCGTTCCACGCGGGCCGCTCGCTCGCGGCCGACGCCAGTGCGCCCGCCGATGGCTTCCGCGAGCTGTTCAACGGCAAGAACCTGGACGGCTGGCAGGGCGCCCCCGGCTGGTGGCGGGTCCGCGATGGCGTGCTGCTGGCCGAGAGCACTCCCGAGCGGCCGTGCACCAAGTCGCACTACCTGTACTGGACCGGCGGCGAGCCGGCCGACTTCGAGCTGCGGGCCGTCTACCGGCTGAGCGGCGCGGCCAACTCCGGCGTGCAAGTCCGCAGCGAGCGGCGGCCCGACTTCGACACGTGGGGCTACCAGGCCGACGCCGACTCGGCCAACCAGTACACCGGCTGCCTGTACCAGCACGAACGCGGGCTGGTGGCGCTGCGGGGGCAGCGGGTGGTGATCGACAAAGACGGCGGCAAACGGGTCGAGACTTTTGCCGACGCCGACAAGCTGCTCCAGGCCGTCCGCGACAACGACTGGAATGAGCTGCGGGTCCTGGCCGAGGGCCCCCGCCTGACGCTCTGGATCAACGGCGTGCGGATGTGCGAGGCGACCGACCACCAGCCCCGCTTCGCCCTGCCCCGCGGGATCATCGCCCTGCAGATGCACCAGGGGCCGCCGATGAAGGTCGAGTTCAAGAGTATCCGGCTGCGCGAGCCTGCACGGCCCAGCGACGCCAAACCAACCAACACCACCAAGGCCGAGTAA